Proteins encoded together in one Oreochromis aureus strain Israel breed Guangdong linkage group 23, ZZ_aureus, whole genome shotgun sequence window:
- the LOC116327372 gene encoding arachidonate 12-lipoxygenase, 12R-type-like has protein sequence MGDDQVQSVSSVVSRLRDVLANDPPNCLINKVTDSKDQTGHTIRQTDIFFFIYVSNHWKEDAFFGYQFLNGTNPILIQCCTQLPNNLPVTDKTVSPDGQHNLAEEIEKGNIFLCDYKLLDEVESNTINGNKQFLMAPLVLLWKNNAGQLMPVAIQLKQKPAEDNPIFYPSDSEYDWLIAKTFVRSANFSLYELNAHLLRTHLLAEVFAVSLLCNLPMVHPLYKLLIPHTRYTLNINCLAWMLLIFKGGTFAKFTSSGEEGALTILRRSLSTLTYSSLCIPDDIAERGLKDVPNFHYRDDGLQLWEIINRFYHYFV, from the exons ATGGGTGATGACCAGGTCcagagtgtgtcctctgttgtgAGTCGGCTGCGTGACGTGCTGG CAAATGACCCACCAAACTGTCTCATTAATAAAGTTACTGACTCCAAAGATCAAACAGGACATACAATAAGAcagactgacatttttttttttatttacgtCTCTAACCACTGGAAGGAAGATGCATTCTTTGGCTATCAGTTTCTAAATGGTACCAATCCCATTTTGATCCAATGCTGTACACAACTGCCCAATAACTTACCTGTCACGGATAAAACGGTTTCCCCTGATGGTCAGCATAATTTGGCAGAAGAAATAgag AAAGGTAACATCTTCCTGTGTGACTACAAGCTTTTGGATGAAGTGGAGTCAAACACCATCAATGGGAACAAACAGTTCTTGATGGCCCCCCTTGTCCTACTCTGGAAAAACAATGCTGGTCAGTTAATGCCAGTTGCTATTCAG CTGAAGCAGAAACCAGCAGAGGACAACCCGATCTTTTATCCTAGTGATTCTGAGTACGACTGGTTGATTGCCAAGACGTTTGTGAGAAGTGCAAATTTCAGCCTTTATGAACTAAATGCTCATCTGCTGCGCACTCACCTGCTGGCTGAAGTTTTTGCAGTGTCACTGCTCTGCAACCTGCCCATGGTGCATCCACTGTACAAG CTTCTCATACCTCACACTCGCTACACTTTGAACATCAACTGCTTAGCTTGGATGCTTCTGATATTTAAAGGAGGAACTTTTGCTAAg TTTACATCTTCTGGTGAGGAGGGTGCCCTCACAATCCTGAGAAGATCACTGTCCACACTGACCTACAGCTCCCTCTGTATCCCAGATGATATTGCAGAACGTGGACTGAAAGATGTGCCAAACTTCCACTACAGGGATGATGGACTCCAGCTTTGGGAAATCATAAACAGGTTCTATCACTACTTTGTCTGA
- the LOC116327377 gene encoding polyunsaturated fatty acid lipoxygenase ALOX15B-like isoform X1: MVDYEVIVLTGSLGFATTFDNIYIKLVGLNGSSKRKCLWSCMPSFYSGAVSRFTVTCPVSLGELLLIEVDKEHRLLLPDMSWYAAKVEVTSPEGDTYHFPIYQWITNSDVHRFKEGKALRASQEKNSLLAKYSRQEELEKQQQVYCWEKEGIAHCMKADNAQSLPYDIRFSLTKTAEMTYISAKGLGQMGLMQILEWKKEFTRMEDISLLLHIHQTKRSDYVQKHWKEDAFFGYQFLNGVNPILIRRCTALPDNFRVTDKMVFPDDQHNLKDEMTKGNIFLCDYKLLDGVQANTINGKKQYLMAPLVLLRKNEEDQLMPIAIQLKQKPAEDNPVFLPTDSEYDWLLAKIFVRSADFNLYELNAHLLRAHLLAEVFTVSLLRNLPMVHPLYKLLRPHTRYTLQINYLARDLLISENGSFAKFTASGGKGAAEILKKSLATVTYTSLCIPDDIEERGLKDVPNFYYRDDGLKLWDIIHRFVEPVLTHYYETDADVQEDHELQNWIKEIFEHGFLSNNNSGIPQKFTTKNEMVKFVTMVIFTCSAQHSAVNSGQYDFGGWMPNSPTSLQLPPPTTKETATEKTMLDTFPSVNTTVHAMATLWLLSKESSDRVLLGHFPEEHFTDKFPRKRIMEFQEELQRLSAEIKTRNKDLDLPYTYLDPKVIENSVSI; encoded by the exons ATGGTTGATTATGAAGTCATTGTGCTCACTGGCAGTCTGGGCTTTGCCACCACTTTTGACAATATCTACATTAAGCTGGTTGGCCTGAATGGATCGAGCAAACGCAAATGCCTGTGGAGCTGCATGCCATCTTTCTACAGCGGTGCA GTGTCACGTTTTACTGTGACCTGCCCAGTCTCCCTTGGAGAGCTTTTACTGATAGAGGTAGACAAAGAACATCGGTTACTCCTCCCAGACATGTCTTGGTACGCTGCCAAGGTAGAAGTGACTTCCCCTGAAGGAGACACCTACCACTTTCCTATCTACCAATGGATCACCAACAGCGATGTCCACCGCTTCAAAGAGGGAAAAG CTCTCAGAGCCtctcaagaaaaaaacagtCTTTTAGCCAAGTACAGTCGgcaggaggagctggagaaGCAACAGCAAGTCTATTG ctgggAAAAAGAGGGAATTGCACACTGCATGAAGGCAGACAATGCCCAGTCGCTGCCCTATGATATCCGCTTCTCTTTAACTAAGACTGCAGAAATGACCTACATTTCAGCCAAAGG ACTGGGGCAAATGGGACTAATGCAAATACTGGAGTGGAAAAAGGAATTTACTCGTATGGAAGATATTAGTCTCCTGTTGCATATCCATCAGACTAAAAGATCAG attaTGTTCAGAAACATTGGAAGGAGGACGCTTTCTTTGGCTACCAGTTTCTAAATGGTGTCAACCCCATATTGATCCGACGCTGTACAGCACTGCCAGACAACTTTCGTGTCACTGATAAAATGGTCTTCCCTGATGATCAGCATAATCTCAAAGATGAAATGACG AAGGGCAACATCTTCCTGTGTGACTATAAGCTTTTGGATGGAGTGCAGGCAAACACCATCAATGGGAAAAAACAGTACTTGATGGCTCCCCTTGTTCTACTCAGGAAAAATGAAGAGGACCAGCTGATGCCAATTGCTATTCAG CTGAAGCAGAAACCAGCAGAGGACAACCCAGTCTTTCTCCCTACTGATTCTGAGTACGACTGGTTGTTAGCCAAAATCTTTGTGAGGAGTGCAGATTTCAACCTGTATGAACTGAATGCTCACCTGCTGCGCGCTCACCTGCTGGCTGAGGTTTTTACAGTCTCATTGCTGCGCAACCTGCCCATGGTACATCCTCTATACAAG CTTCTCAGACCCCACACTCGCTACACTCTTCAGATCAATTACTTAGCTCGGGACCTTCTTATCTCTGAGAATGGGTCTTTTGCTAAG TTTACAGCTTCTGGTGGAAAGGGTGCTGCCGAAATCCTGAAGAAATCACTGGCCACCGTGACCTACACCTCCCTCTGTATCCCAGATGATATTGAAGAGCGTGGATTGAAAGATGTACCAAACTTCTACTACAGAGATGATGGACTCAAGCTTTGGGACATCATCCACAG GTTTGTGGAGCCAGTACTCACCCACTACTACGAGACTGATGCTGATGTCCAGGAAGACCATGAACTCCAGAACTGGATCAAAGAAATTTTTGAACATGGATTCCTTTCAAATAACAATTCAG GAATTCCACAGAAATTCACCACTAAGAATGAGATGGTCAAGTTTGTCACCATGGTGATCTTCACTTGCTCCGCCCAGCACTCAGCTGTCAACTCTGGACAG TATGACTTTGGTGGCTGGATGCCCAATAGTCCTACCTCTTTGCAGCTTCCCCCACCAACAACAAAGGAGACAGCAACTGAGAAAACGATGTTGGACACATTTCCCAGTGTTAACACCACAGTGCATGCCATGGCCACCTTATGGCTACTCAGCAAGGAGTCATCTGACCGT GTCCTTCTTGGCCACTTCCCCGAGGAGCATTTCACTGATAAATTTCCTCGCAAGAGGATAATGGAATTTCAAGAAGAGCTCCAAAGGCTGAGTGCAGAGATCAAAACCAGAAACAAGGATTTGGACCTTCCATACACATACCTGGATCCAAAAGTGATTGAAAACAGTGTGTCCATTTGA